Genomic segment of Zootoca vivipara chromosome 4, rZooViv1.1, whole genome shotgun sequence:
AGTGTTTACGGTTGTTGCATATTCCCCTATTATTGCACTTTGTGACATTACAATCATACTTCAAGAGGGACACGTTCTTGCATTCTGAATCGATACACATCTTACGCACGCCACAAGGAGTCCCGTCTTGCACTGCTCCAATATCACTTTTCCCCAGTCCTTTGTGGTAGTCTGTACTCCAGCACTTAATATCACCAACGGATGCTTGAATGAGGGTGCTGTGTTCTGCCAAAGAAGGTAATCTAGGAACATTATCACAATGGATTCGGCCACACAGAGTATTCTGAGCATTACATTTTATATAGGTACCTTGCATAAAACCACAGTTGCCAAAGCGATCGCCTTGAGCATTCAGTATTCTGAAACAACTCACTGGAGCAACTGTTGCACCCCTGCCAAAGATTGCTTTGCACTGCTCATTGTGAGTAGTACAACGACCATGATAGCAATAGCCAGTATAACTGCATGGGGCACCATCTTGCACGTAAAAATCATCAGGACACCGCTCTGAAGTCCCACTGCAGTACTCTGGAAGATCACAGACACTGGTATTCCCTCTGCAAGTGTATCCGGTTGCACGGTACTGACACCTGGCACAGCACAGTCCAGAAGCACAAGTGGCACCTGGACGCAACATGCAATTAGGCTGGCAGCAGGGATCCGACTCACACTGAGTATTGGTACCACAATCACATTGCTCTCCTTCTTCCACTATTTTGTTCCCACACATTTCAAATTTGTATATTTGATCAGGCTCTGGAGGAATTAACAAGCAAGGCTTGTACCTATTTGTGTAATACTCTTCATAACTACAATTGCTAAACTTATCAGTGTTTTTTGCAAATTCATACATAATGCAGAAAAGCCTATCACATTTACAATTTGCTGAATCATGTGTCATACCAAGAATATGGCCTAATTCATGGGCAAATACCACAGAGAGTAAGTTCAAATCCAAAGACATTGATGTTAGGACAACAGATGCCAAATGGTCATTACAAATAGTGTGTAAATAAGACAGTCCAAGTCTTGTTCCAAAATAATTGTGCGTAAATAAGTGAGCAACATCATTCTTTAAACGTTTAAGTAACGTGTCCCGTCTCCATTCATTAAAAGCATGAAGTACTGGCCCGATATCACCGTCACTAATATTTATTAGGTTCTTTTCTGACCATATCTCCAGCCCCACAAGAGAGATCTGAAGACCAAGTGGCTCGTATAATTCATTTGCAGTATGGATGACGTAGAAAACAGTCAAAGCTGTATCAGTTATGTTTCTATTAAACTTAACGTACTGTTCATGTGACACCACAATTGCTATCTTTGCGTATCTGGCGTGTGGCCACCAGCGTCCCGCTGGAGCGCTTTGCACTACGACATGCTCAGCCTCCTGCATGGCCTCGTGATGACTTTGCTCTTTCTCCGTCACCCCACACCTCATTTGCATGACATCTTCGTCTACAATCAGCTGATACACCACATGTTGAAAGGTAGCAGATGCCTGGGCAGGTTGAATTCCATACGTCTTGTTTTCTATTTTGAACACTCCCTTGAGTCCTCCTGAGCAAGTGGTGATGGTGGCTGAAGAGTTAGGACTGCCCTGTATGAAGCCACTGTAGAAACAATCGTCCCTGATGGAAGGATAGTCAACCTGGAGGTTCCCCTCATGGTACGTGAAGATGGGTAAGTGCTTAGGAACAGCGCCCTTCTTCTGCTTGAGATGCACCACCTGGCCCTTCCCCTCAATCTGCAGCAGGTAGCTGACATCCTGGATTTCCTGTTGTCCATATCGGAAGCTCAGTTTCCTTGGGATGGTCACCTCATAAGATGCATACTTAAAGCCCCGTGGTGGTGTGTGGCCACCAGCCTCACTCAggatataatttaaaagcatcacaAGTAGCCATGCCACAGTACCAGTCATCTTCCCAGAAAGATGAAGTAGCATGAAATTTGGCATCTCATCTCTGAAAGGGAAGCCCTTTGTCAAGTTAGCAGATAGATAGGAGGGAGCCTATGCAGATGATTCTGAACATAGCAACAGTAAATAGATTCCCCTGTGGAATGGGGGTGGAGCTTGGAATATAAAAATGGAATAGAATGGCATAGGAAGGAAACGGCTTCTGGGAAGTGTCTGGCTGACAGGGCTGCAGGAAGAAATGTTAGAAagagtctagtagcaccttatagatGTAGCAGTTTATGATTTTGAGGACTTAGAAAGACCACCAGATGGATGGTGATTATGATCATTTGTCAGGGTCATTTCAGTAATGCTCATATTCTTTTATTATATTCTATTCCTGCTACTGCGAAAAGGACACTTTGCATACATTTAAGCACAAATTGAATTATCACATACTAGCAACGGAATAGAAAAAAAAAGTACATATGCATCTTACCTTAAATTTTTCACCATGTGTACAAAATAGTGTTGAATGCTATTGTCCTTAGGTCTGCTCAGCCCTGACTGCAAAATCTGCTCAAGAATAAAGTCTTGAACCCTGTAGCACTACTAAAGTACAACATTTAGGAGTGATTTTCCCATTCCGGCTAGAGAGCTACCAGCCTACACCGTCATCTTGCTGCCAGTCAAGCTCTACACCTTTTCTGTGTAGCAGGGGCAACTCTCTGTCTGACTCTGTGACTCTCAGTCTCTAACCCTCCTTCTactgacaccaccaccaccaccaccccgatcGCTCAAACCCTCTGCCTCTAGCACATCGCAGCTCATCCCTTCTGCATCCCTTCTGTGTCCTACACCACAATCCAGGATCTAAGCCATGGTGGGCGGCTCCCACCAATCTTCCTCATCCAGTCCTTCTCTGACATTGTGCCATTTTGAACCAAGATGGCAGA
This window contains:
- the LOC118085115 gene encoding disintegrin and metalloproteinase domain-containing protein 20-like, which gives rise to MTGTVAWLLVMLLNYILSEAGGHTPPRGFKYASYEVTIPRKLSFRYGQQEIQDVSYLLQIEGKGQVVHLKQKKGAVPKHLPIFTYHEGNLQVDYPSIRDDCFYSGFIQGSPNSSATITTCSGGLKGVFKIENKTYGIQPAQASATFQHVVYQLIVDEDVMQMRCGVTEKEQSHHEAMQEAEHVVVQSAPAGRWWPHARYAKIAIVVSHEQYVKFNRNITDTALTVFYVIHTANELYEPLGLQISLVGLEIWSEKNLINISDGDIGPVLHAFNEWRRDTLLKRLKNDVAHLFTHNYFGTRLGLSYLHTICNDHLASVVLTSMSLDLNLLSVVFAHELGHILGMTHDSANCKCDRLFCIMYEFAKNTDKFSNCSYEEYYTNRYKPCLLIPPEPDQIYKFEMCGNKIVEEGEQCDCGTNTQCESDPCCQPNCMLRPGATCASGLCCARCQYRATGYTCRGNTSVCDLPEYCSGTSERCPDDFYVQDGAPCSYTGYCYHGRCTTHNEQCKAIFGRGATVAPVSCFRILNAQGDRFGNCGFMQGTYIKCNAQNTLCGRIHCDNVPRLPSLAEHSTLIQASVGDIKCWSTDYHKGLGKSDIGAVQDGTPCGVRKMCIDSECKNVSLLKYDCNVTKCNNRGICNNRKHCHCNYGWAPPDCLNQGYGGSLDSGPTARDWSGIVMGSLVGSILFVSVVTLGVSMGLYYKIMLRDQLRRMSARINIAEET